In Nostoc sp. GT001, a genomic segment contains:
- a CDS encoding TIGR01777 family oxidoreductase, with translation MKVAITGATGFVGSRLVQRLHGEGHKTVVLTRNTTFAQKVFPSEAFPNVEIVAYTPNASGSWQGVIASCDGVVNLAGEPIGEGRWTPERKQEILNSRKLGTQKIVEAIANANPQPSVLINASAIGYYGTSETATFDETSLSGNDFLAQVCQAWEAEARKVKDAGVRLVILRFGIVLGNGGALGKMIPPFKLFAGGPIGSGRQWFSWIHVDDLVNLILQALTKPEIEGVYNATAPNPVRMADLSQALGQVMNRPSWLPVPAFAIEALLGDGAIVVLEGQQVIPKRTVQTGFEYKYPNLQSALTQILT, from the coding sequence ATGAAAGTCGCAATTACTGGGGCAACAGGATTTGTCGGTAGTCGTTTGGTACAACGATTACACGGGGAAGGTCATAAAACAGTAGTATTAACTCGGAATACCACTTTTGCTCAAAAGGTTTTTCCCTCTGAGGCTTTCCCTAATGTAGAAATTGTTGCCTATACACCAAATGCATCTGGTTCTTGGCAAGGTGTCATCGCTAGTTGTGATGGCGTAGTTAATTTGGCAGGAGAACCTATTGGTGAAGGACGCTGGACACCAGAACGGAAACAAGAAATCCTCAATAGCCGAAAGTTAGGTACACAAAAAATAGTTGAAGCAATAGCCAACGCTAATCCTCAACCATCAGTGTTAATTAACGCTTCAGCTATTGGCTACTACGGCACCAGTGAAACGGCTACCTTTGATGAAACCAGTCTATCTGGTAACGATTTTCTTGCCCAAGTCTGCCAAGCCTGGGAAGCTGAAGCGAGAAAAGTAAAAGATGCTGGTGTGCGACTGGTAATTCTGCGTTTTGGAATTGTTCTGGGCAATGGTGGTGCTTTAGGTAAAATGATTCCGCCTTTCAAACTCTTTGCTGGCGGGCCTATTGGCAGTGGTCGGCAGTGGTTCTCATGGATTCACGTAGACGATTTAGTTAACCTGATTTTGCAAGCTTTAACTAAACCGGAAATAGAAGGTGTATATAATGCCACTGCCCCTAACCCAGTTCGGATGGCAGATTTAAGCCAAGCTTTGGGACAAGTGATGAATCGACCTTCTTGGTTGCCTGTTCCTGCTTTTGCGATCGAAGCTCTTTTAGGAGACGGGGCTATAGTAGTTTTAGAAGGTCAGCAAGTTATCCCAAAACGCACTGTGCAAACAGGCTTTGAGTACAAATATCCTAATTTGCAATCAGCATTAACACAAATTCTTACATAG
- a CDS encoding iron-sulfur cluster assembly accessory protein, giving the protein MTQAIQPQQRGILLSEAALHQVKSLRDKQGTDFCLRVGVRQGGCSGMSYMMDFEDTSKITPDDEVFDYDGFKIVSDRKSLLYLYGLMLDYSDAMIGGGFQFTNPNANQTCGCGKSFGV; this is encoded by the coding sequence ATGACACAAGCAATTCAGCCTCAACAACGCGGAATTCTGTTGAGCGAAGCCGCATTGCACCAGGTAAAATCCCTCCGGGACAAGCAAGGCACAGACTTCTGCTTACGGGTAGGAGTGCGTCAGGGTGGCTGTTCTGGGATGTCTTACATGATGGATTTTGAAGATACCAGCAAAATCACCCCTGATGATGAAGTTTTTGACTATGACGGCTTTAAAATTGTCAGCGATCGCAAGAGTTTGTTATATCTCTACGGTTTAATGCTCGATTACAGCGATGCCATGATTGGCGGTGGTTTCCAATTTACTAACCCCAATGCTAATCAAACTTGTGGTTGCGGCAAGTCATTTGGGGTGTAA